Proteins co-encoded in one Colletes latitarsis isolate SP2378_abdomen chromosome 13, iyColLati1, whole genome shotgun sequence genomic window:
- the Cyst gene encoding rho guanine nucleotide exchange factor 18 cysts isoform X4 yields MEKRQEILAPFSSDECPNSGEDSEEDVITDYLGSSHSDCDRIPLINGDLGSLSLHGNIIAESSYTKDNTEKTTITMSEGTDDQQQHPLLTLGSNIQTQPNPLVPIISVTPHSPSLAKNYPVLEDNLQHLHEIHDCIQRMRDLTLNNWGYNHHASHNDVPQRLTSSCPSLCPLISSEIAPRSIGPRSQNAQGIDRRRSWTDLEDTRCGRRRYSGQNHLQAQNMRQRSISLSSLDSEMEIELHGKPCTRPVGVGSRACRSQASTHSLNEADLEQSEYQKIVTKRFKGSQRLAENSGLMPGVAGSRLPLQKSISTPSIVTPQVNAHLAESVTRTTPSLTVRNEKGSGSETETEDLHPTNSHEFHEDREGTPNAQISLDEFLTDGTVYGDHHSEKTTRKRGASIFFRKKKDKSGKKTSLQQHLWATIMVGSQGSLLCDVCMKQSTNKPLLHCDNCGVSVHQSQGCKDQLVLECIKSKHHSSKAATKPASNVSTISNSSNVKRGSTASLPLASSSGSGREINSKKTVTSYSPWRRVATKLGVNQTINEERDGDGQHRDMSSGWEEFDFGDDAHQFTVADLEGLDPELGLAKEEPDSWSAVIGHSVALRLVDNCERKVKRQEHIYEFVLTEKHHCLVLLAMERIFAEGIRRHVRLSQRDVERMFPRLRDLIDIHLRFLQKLRKRQNSNHVVPTIADILVDQFSSENAQRMKSAYGEFCSRHRDAVEAYKYHLRHEPRFASFVRQCQSHPLLKKKGIPECILFVTQRLTKYPLLVEPLIKTGIVQEEGEDLRKALVLVKDILADVDACVAVKEREARKLEIYNKIDAKSVATYRGEKFRKSYIMESNRILKFEGTAYLMQGRGKMTAIVVVVLSDILFFLAERDQKYAFFVPDNKAGIVSLQKLLVREKAGQESRGIYLISSNPAEPEMFELKIQKPKDKQLWIQAIRSAVEACPQEPENETDTLTENNSSNELRDTRSSSISLLSAEERQRLVKTKESHILKIVAELRKKDTEQALLLEEKINLQMQLLHAANIWSGNECSDTERIEKIEKEIPDYTRLVHSEGTDTAQLWQEVVVTVQEATKLASSLSFGAGGATLSRSLSSAGERYSEAYVPPALCVPRRAETFAGFDHNKEKYPLRDSAAIHSVISLPKVGEFMKESPDEKAGQDPETNKDQQWAAIRLSHHVYTLFCIISNQMTTIDSLQAQLAACKEGSMGKSNNRPNPNRQLEELRNLQDQLSREKAAFRAASQQEQKQLEEERADLARQREQLAAEQRDVTQQRDQLYRRLEALERQGMTLVTGSAPGSATIHLSHMTQGTDTVQSRKSQPDAKRIPLNLISATNQQKVQSNLPVKQQLPLKLASGSNNNTRSGGTSNNSPDRHSRTGSSPAIVTGSAYSSPELGNSHASTSQIHSSNRSLRITRSPPEYSHQQHQRTEQQQPLEEEVIFF; encoded by the exons atgGAGAAACGGCAGGAAATACTGGCTCCGTTTTCGTCTG atGAGTGTCCAAACAGTGGGGAGGATAGTGAAGAAGATGTAATAACTGATTATTTGGGATCATCGCATTCTGACTGCGATCGTATACCTCTTATTAATGGAGATCTTGGTAGTCTAAGTCTACATGGAAATATAATTGCTGAGTCCAGCTACACCAAAGACAATACAGAGAAAACGACTATCACTATGTCTGAAGGGACTGATGACCAGCAGCAGCACCCATTGCTTACACTCGGCTCTAACATTCAAACTCAGCCTAATCCATTGGTGCCAATTATTAGTGTCACACCTCATTCGCCTAGTCTTGCTAAGAACTATCCTGTTCTGG AGGACAACTTacaacatttgcatgaaatccATGATTGCATTCAACGTATGAGAGATTTGACGCTGAACAACTGGGGATATAATCATCATGCATCCCACAATGATGTACCACAACGTTTAACTTCATCGTGTCCTTCTCTGTGTCCTTTAATTTCATCTGAGATTGCACCACGCTCGA TAGGTCCTCGTTCACAGAATGCACAGGGTATAGACAGGAGACGCAGTTGGACTGATTTGGAAGATACTCGATGTGGTCGCCGCAGATATTCTGGGCAAAATCATCTGCAAGCACAAAATATG CGACAGCGCAGTATTAGTTTAAGTAGCCTAGACAGTGAAATGGAAATAGAATTACATGGAAAACCATGTACCAGACCTGTAGGAGTTGGTAGTCGCGCATGCAGATCGCAAGCAAGCACTCACTCGCTCAATGAAGCAGATCTAGAACAg AGTGAATATCAGAAGATAGTCACAAAACGATTCAAAGGTAGTCAAAGATTAGCGGAAAATAGTGGTTTAATGCCTGGTGTCGCAGGTTCTCGTTTACCTCTCCAGAAATCTATTTCTACGCCTTCGATTGTTACGCCGCAAGTTAATGCTCATCTAGCAGAGTCTGTAACTAGGACAACACCATCGCTTACAGT CCGAAATGAAAAGGGTAGTGGAAGCGAGACTGAAACCGAGGACCTTCATCCAACAAACAGCCATGAATTCCACGAAGATAGGGAAGGCACTCCAAATGCTCAAATATCCCTTGATGAATTCCTGACTGA TGGAACAGTGTACGGTGATCATCATTCAGAAAAAACTACAAGAAAACGGGGGGCTTCCATTTTCTTTCGTAAAAAAAAG GATAAAAGTGGTAAAAAAACTAGTCTACAGCAACATTTATGGGCGACAATAATGGTAGGATCTCAGGGAAGTTTATTATGTGATGTTTGTATGAAACAATCAACAAATAAGCCACTTCTACATTGTGACA ATTGTGGAGTATCTGTACATCAAAGTCAAGGGTGTAAGGATCAACTAGTGCTAGAATGTATTAAGTCAAAACATCATTCTAGCAAAGCTGCCACCAAACCTGCATCGAACGTATCTACCATTTCGAATAGCTCTAATGTTAAAAGAGGTTCTACCGCGTCATTGCCTCTAGCAAGTTCATCTGGCAGCGGAAG GGAAATTAACAGCAAGAAAACCGTGACAAGCTACAGCCCTTGGCGGCGAGTTGCTACTAAGCTCGGAGTCAA CCAAACAATAAATGAAGAAAGAGATGGGGACGGACAACATCGTGATATGTCCAG tggttggGAGGAATTCGATTTTGGAGATGATGCTCATCAGTTTACTGTTGCCGATCTTGAAGGTTTAGATCCTGAATTGGGCCTAGCTAAAGAAGAACCTGATTCTTGGAGTGCTGTCATTGGACATAGCGTTGCACTACGACTTGTTGATAATTGCGAGCGGAAAGTAAAAAGACAAGAACATATTTATGAATTTGTTCTTACGGAAAAGCATCATTGTTTAGTACTTCTAGCTATGGAAAGAATTTTTGCGGAAGGTATTCGACGTCACGTTCGTTTGAGCCAACGGGATGTAGAACGCATGTTTCCTCGATTACGCGATCTCATCGATATTCATTTAcgatttttgcaaaaattacgCAAACGACAAAACTCAAACCACGTTGTTCCTACAATTGCTgatatactcgttgatcagttcTCTAGTGAAAATGCGCAACGTATGAAGAGTGCCTATGGAGAATTCTGTAGTCGTCACAGGGACGCTGTTGAAGCTTACAAATACCATTTGCGTCATGAGCCTAGATTTGCATCGTTTGTGCGTCAGTGCCag TCGCATCCTTTGCTAAAGAAGAAAGGAATTCCTGAGTGCATCCTGTTTGTTACCCAGCGTTTAACAAAGTATCCATTGTTGGTCGAACCACTTATAAAAACGGGTATTGTACAAGAGGAAGGTGAAGATTTACGTAAAGCTTTAGTTCTTGTAAAAGACATTTTAGCAGATGTGGACGCTTGTGTAGCTGTCAAAGAGAGAGAGGCTAGAAAACTAGAGATCTATAACAA gatTGATGCAAAATCTGTTGCAACATATCGTGGTGAAAAATTCAGAAAGTCATATATTATGGAGTCTAATagaattttgaaatttgaagGTACTGCATACTTAATGCAAGGTCGTGGAAAAATGACTGCCATTGTAGTAGTTGTTCTTTCTGACATATTATTTTTCTTGGCCGAAAGGGATCAGAAGTATGCATTTTTTGTACCTGACAATAAGGCTGGTATAGTATCACTTCAAAAGTTACTAGTACGTGAAAAAGCGGGTCAAGAATCTAGAGGAATCTATTTAATAAGTAGCAATCCAGCTGAACCTGAAATGTTTGAGTTGAAAATTCAGAAACCCAAAGATAAACAATTGTGGATTCAAGCAATTAGATCAGCTGTGGAAGCTTGCCCACAAGAACCTGAAAATGAAACTGACACACTAACTGAAAATAATAGTAGCAATGAATTGAGAGATACACGTTCGTCTTCTATATCGTTGCTTTCTGCCGAGGAAAGACAACGTCTAGTTAAAACTAAAGAATCACATATCCTAAAAATAGTTG CCGAACTACGAAAGAAGGATACTGAACAAGCACTCTTGCTTGAAGAAAAAATCAATCTACAAATGCAACTTTTACATGCAGCAAACATTTGGAGTGGAAATGAATGTAGTGACACTGAAAGAATAGAAAAAATTGAGAAAGAAATTCCAGATTATACTAGACTGGTTCACAGTGAAGGAACTGATACCGCGCAGTTATGGCAGGag GTGGTTGTAACTGTTCAGGAAGCAACAAAACTTGCTAGTTCGTTGTCTTTTGGTGCAGGTGGTGCTACTCTGTCAAGAAGTTTAAGTTCTGCAGGTGAACGGTATAGCGAGGCCTATGTGCCACCTGCTCTTTGCGTTCCACGAAGAGCTGAAACATTTGCGGGTTTTGATCATAACAAA GAAAAATATCCGTTACGAGATTCTGCTGCGATTCATTCCGTAATTTCTCTGCCAAAAGTCGGTGAATTTATGAAAGAGAGTCCAGATGAAAAAGCAGGTCAAGATCCAGAGACGAATAAAGATCAACAGTGGGCAGCGATTCGTTTGTCTCATCACGTTTATACGCTGTTCTGTATAATTAGTAATCAAATGACGACAATCGATAGCTTACAGGCTCAATTAGCTGCATGTAAAGAAGGAAGTATGGGTAAATCGAATAATAGACCTAATCCGAATCGCCAATTAGAAGAGTTACGTAATTTACAAGATCAATTAAGCCGAGAGAAAGCAGCGTTTCGAGCAGCGTCTCAGCAAGAGCAAAAGCAACTTGAAGAAGAGCGAGCCGATTTGGCAAGGCAACGAGAACAATTGGCAGCTGAACAGCGAGACGTAACACAGCAACGAGATCAATTATATCGACGACTTGAGGCATTAGAGCGACAAGGAATGACATTAGTTACAGGGTCCGCGCCTGGTTCTGCAACTATTCACTTATCTCATATGACTCAAGGAACTGATACAGTGCAGTCACGAAAATCACAACCGGATGCTAAGCGAATaccattaaatttaattagcgCTACTAATCAGCAGAAAGTGCAAAGTAATCTTCCAGTGAAACAGCAGTTGCCTTTAAAACTTGCTAGCGGAAGCAACAATAATACTAG GAGTGGAGGCACGAGTAATAATAGTCCAGACCGACACTCGCGGACTGGAAGTAGTCCAGCAATTGTGACTGGTTCTGCATACTCTTCACCGGAATTGGGCAACAGTCATGCTAGTACAAGTCAAATTCATTCCTCGAACCGTTCATTGCGAATTACACGATCTCCCCCGGAGTATTCCCATCAGCAACATCAACGAACTGAACAGCAACAACCTTTGGAAGAGGAGGTAATTTTTTTCTGA
- the Cyst gene encoding rho guanine nucleotide exchange factor 18 cysts isoform X3 — protein MEKRQEILAPFSSDECPNSGEDSEEDVITDYLGSSHSDCDRIPLINGDLGSLSLHGNIIAESSYTKDNTEKTTITMSEGTDDQQQHPLLTLGSNIQTQPNPLVPIISVTPHSPSLAKNYPVLEDNLQHLHEIHDCIQRMRDLTLNNWGYNHHASHNDVPQRLTSSCPSLCPLISSEIAPRSSNNDTGSDPDLLANCSTNSSPTHFPSVGPRSQNAQGIDRRRSWTDLEDTRCGRRRYSGQNHLQAQNMRQRSISLSSLDSEMEIELHGKPCTRPVGVGSRACRSQASTHSLNEADLEQSEYQKIVTKRFKGSQRLAENSGLMPGVAGSRLPLQKSISTPSIVTPQVNAHLAESVTRTTPSLTVRNEKGSGSETETEDLHPTNSHEFHEDREGTPNAQISLDEFLTDGTVYGDHHSEKTTRKRGASIFFRKKKDKSGKKTSLQQHLWATIMVGSQGSLLCDVCMKQSTNKPLLHCDNCGVSVHQSQGCKDQLVLECIKSKHHSSKAATKPASNVSTISNSSNVKRGSTASLPLASSSGSGSQTINEERDGDGQHRDMSSGWEEFDFGDDAHQFTVADLEGLDPELGLAKEEPDSWSAVIGHSVALRLVDNCERKVKRQEHIYEFVLTEKHHCLVLLAMERIFAEGIRRHVRLSQRDVERMFPRLRDLIDIHLRFLQKLRKRQNSNHVVPTIADILVDQFSSENAQRMKSAYGEFCSRHRDAVEAYKYHLRHEPRFASFVRQCQSHPLLKKKGIPECILFVTQRLTKYPLLVEPLIKTGIVQEEGEDLRKALVLVKDILADVDACVAVKEREARKLEIYNKIDAKSVATYRGEKFRKSYIMESNRILKFEGTAYLMQGRGKMTAIVVVVLSDILFFLAERDQKYAFFVPDNKAGIVSLQKLLVREKAGQESRGIYLISSNPAEPEMFELKIQKPKDKQLWIQAIRSAVEACPQEPENETDTLTENNSSNELRDTRSSSISLLSAEERQRLVKTKESHILKIVAELRKKDTEQALLLEEKINLQMQLLHAANIWSGNECSDTERIEKIEKEIPDYTRLVHSEGTDTAQLWQEVVVTVQEATKLASSLSFGAGGATLSRSLSSAGERYSEAYVPPALCVPRRAETFAGFDHNKEKYPLRDSAAIHSVISLPKVGEFMKESPDEKAGQDPETNKDQQWAAIRLSHHVYTLFCIISNQMTTIDSLQAQLAACKEGSMGKSNNRPNPNRQLEELRNLQDQLSREKAAFRAASQQEQKQLEEERADLARQREQLAAEQRDVTQQRDQLYRRLEALERQGMTLVTGSAPGSATIHLSHMTQGTDTVQSRKSQPDAKRIPLNLISATNQQKVQSNLPVKQQLPLKLASGSNNNTRSGGTSNNSPDRHSRTGSSPAIVTGSAYSSPELGNSHASTSQIHSSNRSLRITRSPPEYSHQQHQRTEQQQPLEEEVIFF, from the exons atgGAGAAACGGCAGGAAATACTGGCTCCGTTTTCGTCTG atGAGTGTCCAAACAGTGGGGAGGATAGTGAAGAAGATGTAATAACTGATTATTTGGGATCATCGCATTCTGACTGCGATCGTATACCTCTTATTAATGGAGATCTTGGTAGTCTAAGTCTACATGGAAATATAATTGCTGAGTCCAGCTACACCAAAGACAATACAGAGAAAACGACTATCACTATGTCTGAAGGGACTGATGACCAGCAGCAGCACCCATTGCTTACACTCGGCTCTAACATTCAAACTCAGCCTAATCCATTGGTGCCAATTATTAGTGTCACACCTCATTCGCCTAGTCTTGCTAAGAACTATCCTGTTCTGG AGGACAACTTacaacatttgcatgaaatccATGATTGCATTCAACGTATGAGAGATTTGACGCTGAACAACTGGGGATATAATCATCATGCATCCCACAATGATGTACCACAACGTTTAACTTCATCGTGTCCTTCTCTGTGTCCTTTAATTTCATCTGAGATTGCACCACGCTCGAGTAATAACGATACAGGATCTGATCCAGATCTCCTTGCTAACTGCTCTACCAATAGTTCCCCTACACATTTTCCATCAGTAGGTCCTCGTTCACAGAATGCACAGGGTATAGACAGGAGACGCAGTTGGACTGATTTGGAAGATACTCGATGTGGTCGCCGCAGATATTCTGGGCAAAATCATCTGCAAGCACAAAATATG CGACAGCGCAGTATTAGTTTAAGTAGCCTAGACAGTGAAATGGAAATAGAATTACATGGAAAACCATGTACCAGACCTGTAGGAGTTGGTAGTCGCGCATGCAGATCGCAAGCAAGCACTCACTCGCTCAATGAAGCAGATCTAGAACAg AGTGAATATCAGAAGATAGTCACAAAACGATTCAAAGGTAGTCAAAGATTAGCGGAAAATAGTGGTTTAATGCCTGGTGTCGCAGGTTCTCGTTTACCTCTCCAGAAATCTATTTCTACGCCTTCGATTGTTACGCCGCAAGTTAATGCTCATCTAGCAGAGTCTGTAACTAGGACAACACCATCGCTTACAGT CCGAAATGAAAAGGGTAGTGGAAGCGAGACTGAAACCGAGGACCTTCATCCAACAAACAGCCATGAATTCCACGAAGATAGGGAAGGCACTCCAAATGCTCAAATATCCCTTGATGAATTCCTGACTGA TGGAACAGTGTACGGTGATCATCATTCAGAAAAAACTACAAGAAAACGGGGGGCTTCCATTTTCTTTCGTAAAAAAAAG GATAAAAGTGGTAAAAAAACTAGTCTACAGCAACATTTATGGGCGACAATAATGGTAGGATCTCAGGGAAGTTTATTATGTGATGTTTGTATGAAACAATCAACAAATAAGCCACTTCTACATTGTGACA ATTGTGGAGTATCTGTACATCAAAGTCAAGGGTGTAAGGATCAACTAGTGCTAGAATGTATTAAGTCAAAACATCATTCTAGCAAAGCTGCCACCAAACCTGCATCGAACGTATCTACCATTTCGAATAGCTCTAATGTTAAAAGAGGTTCTACCGCGTCATTGCCTCTAGCAAGTTCATCTGGCAGCGGAAG CCAAACAATAAATGAAGAAAGAGATGGGGACGGACAACATCGTGATATGTCCAG tggttggGAGGAATTCGATTTTGGAGATGATGCTCATCAGTTTACTGTTGCCGATCTTGAAGGTTTAGATCCTGAATTGGGCCTAGCTAAAGAAGAACCTGATTCTTGGAGTGCTGTCATTGGACATAGCGTTGCACTACGACTTGTTGATAATTGCGAGCGGAAAGTAAAAAGACAAGAACATATTTATGAATTTGTTCTTACGGAAAAGCATCATTGTTTAGTACTTCTAGCTATGGAAAGAATTTTTGCGGAAGGTATTCGACGTCACGTTCGTTTGAGCCAACGGGATGTAGAACGCATGTTTCCTCGATTACGCGATCTCATCGATATTCATTTAcgatttttgcaaaaattacgCAAACGACAAAACTCAAACCACGTTGTTCCTACAATTGCTgatatactcgttgatcagttcTCTAGTGAAAATGCGCAACGTATGAAGAGTGCCTATGGAGAATTCTGTAGTCGTCACAGGGACGCTGTTGAAGCTTACAAATACCATTTGCGTCATGAGCCTAGATTTGCATCGTTTGTGCGTCAGTGCCag TCGCATCCTTTGCTAAAGAAGAAAGGAATTCCTGAGTGCATCCTGTTTGTTACCCAGCGTTTAACAAAGTATCCATTGTTGGTCGAACCACTTATAAAAACGGGTATTGTACAAGAGGAAGGTGAAGATTTACGTAAAGCTTTAGTTCTTGTAAAAGACATTTTAGCAGATGTGGACGCTTGTGTAGCTGTCAAAGAGAGAGAGGCTAGAAAACTAGAGATCTATAACAA gatTGATGCAAAATCTGTTGCAACATATCGTGGTGAAAAATTCAGAAAGTCATATATTATGGAGTCTAATagaattttgaaatttgaagGTACTGCATACTTAATGCAAGGTCGTGGAAAAATGACTGCCATTGTAGTAGTTGTTCTTTCTGACATATTATTTTTCTTGGCCGAAAGGGATCAGAAGTATGCATTTTTTGTACCTGACAATAAGGCTGGTATAGTATCACTTCAAAAGTTACTAGTACGTGAAAAAGCGGGTCAAGAATCTAGAGGAATCTATTTAATAAGTAGCAATCCAGCTGAACCTGAAATGTTTGAGTTGAAAATTCAGAAACCCAAAGATAAACAATTGTGGATTCAAGCAATTAGATCAGCTGTGGAAGCTTGCCCACAAGAACCTGAAAATGAAACTGACACACTAACTGAAAATAATAGTAGCAATGAATTGAGAGATACACGTTCGTCTTCTATATCGTTGCTTTCTGCCGAGGAAAGACAACGTCTAGTTAAAACTAAAGAATCACATATCCTAAAAATAGTTG CCGAACTACGAAAGAAGGATACTGAACAAGCACTCTTGCTTGAAGAAAAAATCAATCTACAAATGCAACTTTTACATGCAGCAAACATTTGGAGTGGAAATGAATGTAGTGACACTGAAAGAATAGAAAAAATTGAGAAAGAAATTCCAGATTATACTAGACTGGTTCACAGTGAAGGAACTGATACCGCGCAGTTATGGCAGGag GTGGTTGTAACTGTTCAGGAAGCAACAAAACTTGCTAGTTCGTTGTCTTTTGGTGCAGGTGGTGCTACTCTGTCAAGAAGTTTAAGTTCTGCAGGTGAACGGTATAGCGAGGCCTATGTGCCACCTGCTCTTTGCGTTCCACGAAGAGCTGAAACATTTGCGGGTTTTGATCATAACAAA GAAAAATATCCGTTACGAGATTCTGCTGCGATTCATTCCGTAATTTCTCTGCCAAAAGTCGGTGAATTTATGAAAGAGAGTCCAGATGAAAAAGCAGGTCAAGATCCAGAGACGAATAAAGATCAACAGTGGGCAGCGATTCGTTTGTCTCATCACGTTTATACGCTGTTCTGTATAATTAGTAATCAAATGACGACAATCGATAGCTTACAGGCTCAATTAGCTGCATGTAAAGAAGGAAGTATGGGTAAATCGAATAATAGACCTAATCCGAATCGCCAATTAGAAGAGTTACGTAATTTACAAGATCAATTAAGCCGAGAGAAAGCAGCGTTTCGAGCAGCGTCTCAGCAAGAGCAAAAGCAACTTGAAGAAGAGCGAGCCGATTTGGCAAGGCAACGAGAACAATTGGCAGCTGAACAGCGAGACGTAACACAGCAACGAGATCAATTATATCGACGACTTGAGGCATTAGAGCGACAAGGAATGACATTAGTTACAGGGTCCGCGCCTGGTTCTGCAACTATTCACTTATCTCATATGACTCAAGGAACTGATACAGTGCAGTCACGAAAATCACAACCGGATGCTAAGCGAATaccattaaatttaattagcgCTACTAATCAGCAGAAAGTGCAAAGTAATCTTCCAGTGAAACAGCAGTTGCCTTTAAAACTTGCTAGCGGAAGCAACAATAATACTAG GAGTGGAGGCACGAGTAATAATAGTCCAGACCGACACTCGCGGACTGGAAGTAGTCCAGCAATTGTGACTGGTTCTGCATACTCTTCACCGGAATTGGGCAACAGTCATGCTAGTACAAGTCAAATTCATTCCTCGAACCGTTCATTGCGAATTACACGATCTCCCCCGGAGTATTCCCATCAGCAACATCAACGAACTGAACAGCAACAACCTTTGGAAGAGGAGGTAATTTTTTTCTGA